From the genome of Eucalyptus grandis isolate ANBG69807.140 chromosome 2, ASM1654582v1, whole genome shotgun sequence, one region includes:
- the LOC104420494 gene encoding putative pentatricopeptide repeat-containing protein At1g17630 — MLHSPCTKLISRARLPLESNFANRRLFLSLPSRPSSPAAAHDELLDLFDHLLRRCRSAEHPDRVHARVVVAGASGSAFLAARLVSVYARFGLLGDARKVFDGTPPECKSNLLLWNSILRGYTSNGCYGEALELYVEMRKLGVLGDGFTFPLVTRGCAEAGSSILCRNVHCHALQMGLHRNLHVVNGLMGMYAKLGQMGIVLQLFDRMGTRSCISWNTMISGFASKCDCDGALEMFRRMESDGVEPNVVTWTSLLSSHARSGRHVETVELFGSMRMRGIGPSAEVLAVVLSVCSNMVALHMVKAIHGLVIKDGFEAYLIVENSLVRAYGKQRQLKDASQLFFEMESKNIVSWNALITSYAESGLCDEAFEIFSQLQKSDGCSLARPNVISWSAIIDAFASAGRGRESLELYRQMQLAKIAGNAITVASVLSVCAELSALNHGREVHGHVIRALMSDNLLVANSLITMYMRCGCLNEGSLVFKKLVVKDLISWNSMIAGCGMHGLGKDAVRYFDGMIETGIEPDEVTFIAVLSACSHAGLVVEGRKLYDRMTKEFGIEPQMEHYACLVDMLSRSGSLQEATEIVKAMPLTPNVHVWGALLNACRMYRDTDFAEATASHVFSQNLDTTGSYMLLSNIYAANGRWDDSARLRISAQEKGLKKVPGQSWIELSNKFYMFSSGRALQLGMEDVYGVLKELTLQMETEDITPAISLKTGS, encoded by the coding sequence ATGCTCCACTCTCCCTGCACCAAACTCATCTCCCGAGCCCGTCTCCCGCTCGAATCCAACTTCGCCAACCGCCGCCTTTTCCTTTCACTCCCTTCCCGCCCCTCCTCCCCTGCCGCCGCCCACGATGAACTCCTCGATCTCTTCGATCACCTCCTCCGACGGTGCCGCTCGGCCGAGCACCCGGACCGCGTCCACGCGCGCGTCGTCGTCGCCGGGGCCTCTGGCTCCGCGTTCTTGGCGGCTCGGCTGGTGTCGGTCTACGCCCGGTTCGGGCTTCTCGGCGATGCCCGCAAGGTGTTCGACGGAACGCCCCCGGAGTGTAAGTCGAATTTGCTCTTGTGGAACTCGATCTTGAGAGGTTATACGTCTAACGGGTGTTATGGAGAAGCTCTGGAGCTGTATGTTGAGATGAGAAAGCTCGGAGTTTTGGGTGACGGGTTCACTTTCCCTTTGGTGACGAGAGGTTGTGCCGAAGCGGGGAGCTCGATCTTGTGCAGGAATGTTCATTGCCACGCTTTGCAAATGGGGTTGCACCGTAATTTGCATGTGGTGAATGGGTTGATGGGTATGTACGCGAAGCTTGGTCAAATGGGCATCGTGCTCCAGCTGTTTGATAGAATGGGTACTAGGAGCTGTATTTCGTGGAACACGATGATCTCGGGCTTTGCATCGAAATGTGACTGTGATGGGGCTCTTGAGATGTTTCGGCGCATGGAGTCTGATGGGGTGGAGCCAAATGTGGTCACGTGGACATCGTTATTGTCAAGTCATGCCAGAAGCGGCCGCCATGTCGAAACTGTGGAGTTATTTGGTTCGATGAGAATGAGAGGAATTGGTCCCAGTGCTGAAGTACTAGCTGTGGTTTTGTCTGTTTGTTCTAATATGGTCGCACTCCATATGGTTAAAgcaattcatggacttgttaTAAAGGATGGTTTTGAAGCTTATTTGATTGTGGAGAATTCATTAGTACGTGCATATGGGAAGCAAAGACAATTAAAAGATGCTAGTCAATTGTTCTTTGAAATGGAATCCAAGAACATAGTCAGTTGGAATGCACTAATTACATCGTATGCAGAGTCTGGATTATGCGACGAGGCCTTTGAAATATTCTCCCAGCTCCAAAAATCCGATGGTTGTTCATTGGCAAGGCCCAATGTAATAAGTTGGAGTGCCATCATCGATGCATTTGCTTCTgcagggagagggagagaatctTTGGAACTCTATAGACAAATGCAGCTTGCCAAAATTGCTGGCAATGCCATAACAGTCGCTAGTGTCTTATCAGTTTGTGCAGAGTTGTCAGCACTCAACCATGGTCGGGAAGTCCACGGCCATGTAATTCGGGCTTTGATGAGTGATAACCTCCTGGTGGCAAACAGCTTGATCACAATGTACATGAGATGTGGATGCCTTAATGAGGGGAGCCTGGTGTTCAAGAAACTTGTTGTGAAGGACTTAATCTCCTGGAACTCAATGATTGCAGGGTGTGGAATGCACGGTTTAGGAAAAGATGCAGTGAGATATTTTGATGGAATGATCGAAACTGGAATTGAGCCAGATGAGGTCACTTTTATTGCTGTTCTTTCTGCTTGTAGTCATGCAGGGCTTGTTGTTGAGGGTCGTAAGCTTTATGATCGAATGACTAAAGAGTTTGGAATTGAGCCACAGATGGAACATTATGCATGTCTAGTTGATATGTTGAGCCGATCTGGTTCCTTGCAGGAAGCTACAGAGATAGTAAAAGCCATGCCATTGACACCAAATGTTCATGTTTGGGGAGCTCTTCTTAATGCTTGTAGGATGTATAGAGACACAGATTTTGCGGAGGCAACAGCCTCACACGTTTTCAGTCAGAATTTGGACACTACTGGAAGCTATATGCTTCTCTCTAACATTTATGCTGCAAATGGCCGGTGGGATGATTCTGCAAGACTGCGGATTTCTGCCCAGGAGAAGGGTTTGAAGAAAGTCCCAGGCCAGAGTTGGATTGAGTTGAGTAATAAGTTCTATATGTTTTCGTCGGGGAGGGCCTTGCAGTTGGGTATGGAGGATGTTTATGGTGTTCTTAAAGAATTGACACTTCAAATGGAAACTGAAGACATTACACCTGCGATATCATTAAAGACAGGTAGCTGA